The DNA window CGGAGCTCATCCAGGGCAAGGCGTACATCGGTTCTGAGGTGAGGGGTGCTCTGTCTCCGCTGAGCTCACAGGGGTGTTGGCTCCTACCCCCTCTTTTGGCGCCGTGATCTTCTCAGGCTGGGTATACGGTTTAAAGAGGTGGCCAGTCCACATCCGGGGTTTAAGATCAGTCTGACGCGGCAGGGCTGGGTTCCATCCCCACTAGCAGTTTCCTCACAGTTCGGCGTCACGTCGACAAGTCAAAAATTGTTACTGGGCATATGCAAAGCTTACTCATTCAGCCACACCCAGTGCAAACAATTGCAGTATGAGCATTATAATAATTGCAATTGTGCCATGAATGTTGCATACATTACAGTTCACAGGAGTTATACATACGTGGTTAATAATGGCTCTGTAATCGGAAGGTCAtcagtttgaatcccagggttgacagagtgatttcaccattgggcccttgagcaagatccTTAACTGAAATgtctccagggactgtctgaccctacCGTCTCAAAAAGTCgtgcagtaccagtcaaaagtttggacacacctatcGAAAAGGATTATTTGTACTGTTTGTCACATTTAGAATAATTATGAAGATGGCAACATTGTAAAACAACATATGGAATTACGCACTGACcgataatatttaaaaataaattaggggagcactcattggccacttttccttTACACTCGTCAAACTCCTCCCTCACCATTTCCactgtttaggtcaggtgactggTGCTGTATGTTTTGGATTAAAGAGTCGGATAAAAAATATGGTGAATGCAGCAGCGAGATGTTGGATGTGGTCGCCGTGGCGACGCCCCACACCGGCCTGCCCTAACTCTTGTTCTCTCAGGCCGACGTGTGGAGTATGGGAGTCCTGCTGTTCGCCCTGCTCTGCGGGTTCCTGCCGTTCGACGACGACAACTGCATGGTCCTCTACCGGAAGATCATGGTAAGGGGCTCGCTCTGGGCCTCCCCGCGGTCCGTCGTGGTGCGATAGCATATGCATCTACATCCCCTTCCTGTGTGTCTTTCAGAGGGGCAAATACAACAGCCCATCCTGGCTGTCCACTGGCAGCGTTGTCCTCCTCAGCCAGATGATGCAGGTAAGAGATCCTTGTTCCTCTCACCCTCACATTTATCTTCAAACGACAGCAGATTTACCAGACGCTCTGATCCAAAGCAgcgtccatttttttttttgaggaaacGGGGTCTGTCAGTCCCAGGAccaattggggttaaggaccttgctgaagggcccaacagtgaaatcacaatgccgaccctgggatttgaactggcgcCCTTCCGAtcacaatcacagacacagcaaccTAACATCATTCTCCAATGTAACATCGAATTAAACAAACCacattgaaatatttaaatgtccaCCTGCCACAATTATTTGGTGTTGTGCTGTAGCATGTGTGACACTGATTTCAGTTAAGTTTATAATTGCATTGTCTGCaggttttttttatgtaaatgaaGTTCCTTGGTTCATCCTGCAGGTGGAGCCAAAGCGTCGCATAACGGTGCGTCAGTTGCTGGATCACCCCTGGGTAATGAAGGGCTACAGCAGCCCCGTGGAGTGGCACAGCAAACACCCTGTGAGTGTCTGTACTTTCCCCCTGGGGCGACACGGTGGAGATCTTTCCCCCTGTGTCGATTGTGGACTGTAGTCCAAAGTCCAATTTACTGTGTGAAGgtaataaagtaaaataaaattatctGTACAGGAAAGAGACGTAATGGGAGAGGGTGGGGTTTTGCTATGACGGAGTCCTCAGAGTTGGGGCCGGGGTCAGAATTGTGTTCACGCTGTTGGAGATCCCCGAGCCTTACAGCCATGTTCTCCAGCTGGGCCACATCGACGAGGACTGCATCACCGAGATGGCGGTGAGGCTCAAGCGCTCCAGGAAGAGCACCGTCCAGCTGGTGTCTGAGGTTTGTGAGCGGCCCCTGTCCTTCCACGTGTCACCACTAGGTGTCAGCAGGGCACAGAAAATGTACCGGTTCCTTTGCGAGGGGCTAGATGTGTCTTGTGTAGCTTTTAATTATGAGTAATGCGTCCTTTCATAATCGGTTAGGATTTATCGCTCTTTGGGGTATTACTGTTTAAATTACAGCAGTTTTGAACATAGTTTTTGATATGGTTGATGGgtgatttaattaatattttttgacTTTGTGTGACTAGTGGAAATATGACCACACGACGGCAACTTACCTGCTGCTCCTAGCGAAAAAGCAGCGAGGGAGGCCCGTGAGGCTCCGCCCAGACGTGCCCGTGGTAGACATCCCCGCCTCCCCTCCGCAGGAGCTGAAGGTGACTGTCACACCCGCCCTGACTCCACCCTCTGCCTGTGATTGGTCCTTGCTCCGTGATGTCATCCTTAGTGTTACGTCTGGATGTTACACCCTGTCATTAATATATAGTTCCATATATATTATAAGCTTGAATGATAATGAAGGTGACCCAGCCCTCAAAGCCAAGGTCACCTTCAAAGCCGAGATCTTGTGTCCCCAGTCCAAGACGACCCTGACGTTTGGTGAGGAGGCACCGTCGCCCAGCCCTCTGCTCCTGTTGTCCTTGGGGCCTCCCACCGACCGGCAGGAGAAGGACGCCCCTTGGGGTGTATTCTCGCCCAAGCCCCTGATGGAAAACCCAGTCAGTGTCCGAGTTCTGTGGCAGCCATTGGCCTGTCGCTCTTAACTCTCTTCAGGGTGCCAAACGTGTTGGGGTTTTGGTACCATGTTAGTTACTGGGTTCTCAGTTCATTCTCAGATCTGTATCAGGAAGCGAAAGAAATGTATTaatgcaagaaaataataacactaatataCATACTACATAAAGTTCTATTTCTTGGTTTTTATTCTAGAGTGTTCCGATTGGCCGGTAATAAAAGCTTGGATAATGGAGTTGCATCGTGTTTCCTTCAGACTTCTGTTAGCTTGTATTCCAGTTGGTTAACGGTGCTGGttgtttttgttcccttgtGATCTCCCCCGCCGCCCTCTAACAACCCGGAAGAGGCAGATCGGGGTCTCCGAGCAGCCGAGGGCCAAAGTGCACCCCAGCCCCGGCCGGGATCGGACCCACGCCGAAGAGCACGAGCAGAACAAGGAGAACCTGACCATCCTGGGAAGCAGCCAGAAGGACGGGGACACGTTTGTGCTTCCCGCCCCCCGCACCCCAGCTTCCTGTAGGAAGAGCACGCGATCCAACAAGGCCTCCCTCACCACGCCCACCAGCTACGGGCCCCCCGCCTACAGTCCGAATGGTGAGCTTATCCCTGGGGCTACATCCAAACCGCAGCCTGACCCTCCGGACCTGGGGTCAGCAGCCCCTGATCCTGGGGTGCCGGTATCCGGGCCGGTGttccatcctacctgatgagATACTATCTGCCTGAGGTCAGGTGAGGTTCttcagagaccaggtaggatgcAGAACCTGCTGAACaccagcactccaggatcagggctgcctacccCTGCCTCAGAATGACAGGCTAAGCATCTGTGATCTGTGCTTTCTGGGAGGGGTAGTGAATTTGGGTGAATGGATGAATCATACATTTAGGAGTatgtaaaaagcattttctcaGTTACCACCTTGCAATATAAACCAAAAACAATGTAATTGGATAACTTAAGCACCAAACGACCttcatgaatacaaatgttaactagCACAAACATAAATACTAGTTAAATATTTGACTGCATAAAACAGCTTTTGACATCTAATTGACCAATGAGAAGATATCAGTAGACTGAAGAGAATGGAAGTATTTCTTCTAGGGTAAAAAGCCGCAGTCATTAAAAGGTGGAAATGCGTGGTATTCATCAGGCAGCGATATGCATGTTCATTCATGCGAAGTTGGAAGCATCGTAAAGTGTTGTAGCTTAATAGCCAACACTGACTGCTCATGTGAGCCAGAAGTATGTCTCCAGCTTATTCGCTCAATCCGATTGGCCTCTGCGTTGCCCTGTGGGCGGCGGCTGACTGCTGAGTGACGGCCAATTAGCTTTTTGAGTTGCTGCAGTTACTGTAAGTAGTATTTTGGATTACATTTGCAAATAAATTGTACTTCATAATAAACTCATTTAGCCTGCCACTTCCATTTAAACTAATTCGCGTTTTACAAATTAGTATTTGTTATGCTAGGGTTTGTAATTATCAATTTAATCAAAGATAAAGAGTTTCCCATTAAAAGCAGCATAAGGCTAAAGTATGTTGTTAGTCATTAATTTTCTGTTTAAAAAACCAGCGGCTTTTTCTAATATTGGCTTagataaaatgttttataagGGCAGGGTCCTTAGCTTGTGGCTGTATTTAACTGAGTAAATGCTCTTTTCAATTTTCTCCTTGCAAATTGTCCCTCTGCTCCCTATGGAACAGCACTGAAGGTTCCTTTGAGCGCTGGGGGGTTCAGTGCGCATCTCTGCATCATGTCTCGCGGGTGTCTGAGGGTCCTCGCAGTCTGCTGGTTTGTAaactcaaaaaataaataaatcttaagTCTTGGTTAGTGTGATTTTCGGCAAAAGCAACTTTAAGAACACTGAAACACAAAGTCTTTGTTCTGTTTTGTGCAGGAAATGCGTGATTCCTGATGCAGCAGCAGAAGTATCTGCACTTTTACTGTGCAGCATGCAGGATGTGCGCTAATGTTAGCATCTTAGCGTGTTAGGTCGGAGCTTGCCGACCTggctttgtgtttgtttgtctggaCCTCAGTGCTTGCCGCGTTGACGGTTTCCATACCGAACGGCGACGCTTCTTATGGAATCTTCATGCCTGCTGTTGAGCAAATGGACTGTGAAATTCCGAGGCGTGAAGCTCTCCCCCCGGAAGCCAAATCCAGGCCCTTAAGCTGAGCGATGGCTTAATAAGATTCTTAGATCAATAAGGAGCTTCAGGGGGAGCACTGGAAAAACACAGGCTAGCtgctgcctccccccccacacatggggaaaaacacaggctagctgctgtctccccccccacacacgggAAAAACACAGGCTAGctgctgtctcccccccccacacacgggAAAAACACAGGCTAGCTGctgtctccccccccacacacgggAAAAACACAGGCTAGCTGCtgtctcccccccacacacgggAAAAACACAGGCTAGCTGCtgtctcccccccacacacgggAAAAACACAGGCTAGCTGCTGCCTCCCCCCCTCACGGCGCTATTTTCCGTTTTGCTCGGTCACAGCAGCCCGACCCTGTTACCGCGGCATCTAATACCACTTGGTGACCCCTATGCACCCATCCATGTCTCCACAGCGAACCGGGGCAGTGTCTCCAAAGAGCCTCTTCAATGCCTGGACCAGAGGACCCAGGGGCTCCTGGAGGTGGTAGCCCTGAGCCCAGAGAGGAGGTAGTGAGCCCACTCAAGCTCTTTGTTAGCTCTGGCAAATAGTTCCACCATGTTGCCTTTGGGATACTCTAGTTCAGTCTCTTGGCCCAGTTGTCAGGGGGCCCCAGACAGTCCGTTTCTGCAACATGTTCAAAAAAGCCCAAGAAAAGAGAGACAAGGTTCTCTaaagctaggagggagcaaaaacatggactgtctgggggtcccacCGGTTGGAAGCACTGCTTTAGAGATtcttgccccacccccaccaattTAGGTGATCTGTATAGTGCCATTTCAGACCGTTGGGTAGACACAGCTGTAGCTTTCCTTTTTTGGGTGTGGTTAATGTCCCTTTTGGAGCTGATATTCAGGATCCCCCACCCTTACAGGTCTCGGTCCCTAGACATGGCTACCCCACAAACTGACAGTGCCCAGAAGCGAAAGGGAGCCAAGGTGTTCGGCAGCCTGGAGCGGGGGCTGGACAAGGTCATCACCATGCTGACCCCCAACAAGAAGAGGGCTCTGCGGGACGGCCCACGGAGGATCAAGGTGAGGCCCGGGTGGCGCGGTCGTCCTTCTGGCCCACGGAGGACCAAGGTGAGGTCCGGGTGGCGCGGTCATCCTTCCGGCCCACAGAGGACCAAGGTGAGGT is part of the Paramormyrops kingsleyae isolate MSU_618 chromosome 25, PKINGS_0.4, whole genome shotgun sequence genome and encodes:
- the melk gene encoding maternal embryonic leucine zipper kinase, with translation MPADSNAELLRYYEVYETIGSGGFAKVKLGRHILTGEKVAIKIMEKKDLGEDLPRVKTEIEAMKNLSHQHVCRLYQVIETSTKIFMALEYCPGGELFDYIIAKDRLSEDETRVFFRQIVSALAYVHSQGYAHRDLKPENLLIDEDHNLKLIDFGLCAKPKGGLGYELKTCCGSPAYAAPELIQGKAYIGSEADVWSMGVLLFALLCGFLPFDDDNCMVLYRKIMRGKYNSPSWLSTGSVVLLSQMMQVEPKRRITVRQLLDHPWVMKGYSSPVEWHSKHPLGHIDEDCITEMAVRLKRSRKSTVQLVSEWKYDHTTATYLLLLAKKQRGRPVRLRPDVPVVDIPASPPQELKSKTTLTFGEEAPSPSPLLLLSLGPPTDRQEKDAPWGVFSPKPLMENPRQIGVSEQPRAKVHPSPGRDRTHAEEHEQNKENLTILGSSQKDGDTFVLPAPRTPASCRKSTRSNKASLTTPTSYGPPAYSPNANRGSVSKEPLQCLDQRTQGLLEVVALSPERRSRSLDMATPQTDSAQKRKGAKVFGSLERGLDKVITMLTPNKKRALRDGPRRIKAQYNVTLTSQLNAEQVLNQILSILPEKNVDFVQKGYTLKCSTRSDFGKVTMQFELEVCLLTKPEVVGIRRQRLKGDAWVYKHLVEDLLSTCRV